GTTCATACATACCCTCTAGTTTTATTCCAACCATAATCAACTCTCATTATTTGTCATCCTCTTCATCATTCTCTGGTGCAGGCATATTGAGATCAAAAGGAAACTCGTCCTTGTCAGCCTCTGGCTCTTCTGGGTCATTCAGATCAATTTCAATACCCCTGCCGGACATCCCCGCTGCTGCGCCCTCCACATGGCCACTACTACCTTCGTCTGCATGTTGCCGACGGGCCGTCTCTTGTCGTAGCATCTCCTCCCAAATTTTGGGTGGCGGGAATGCCCCACGATACTCCCGTTCCGGGTGCGACCGCAAGTGCCCAAATACTGCCTTCCATGACCCGAAAGTCTTGCCACACGTTGCACATTTCGGCTCCGTAGACGGCGGGTCGATCAATTCCccctttttcttccctttttgcCCACCCCCAGTACTCGACCCTCCTTCATCTTCTCCTCTTCCTCTCTTCTTTCCGTAGGACTCCTGCGGAGATAATGCCCACGTAATGTCGACCGTCGTCACAGGAGCCAAAAA
The nucleotide sequence above comes from Benincasa hispida cultivar B227 chromosome 3, ASM972705v1, whole genome shotgun sequence. Encoded proteins:
- the LOC120073455 gene encoding zinc finger protein ZAT4-like, producing MERDPDKSSPGNSPSGGGDGGDSGNSPPKAPTDTVEEDVVVSSSFLAPVTTVDITWALSPQESYGKKRGRGEDEGGSSTGGGQKGKKKGELIDPPSTEPKCATCGKTFGSWKAVFGHLRSHPEREYRGAFPPPKIWEEMLRQETARRQHADEGSSGHVEGAAAGMSGRGIEIDLNDPEEPEADKDEFPFDLNMPAPENDEEDDK